One region of Ascaphus truei isolate aAscTru1 chromosome 13, aAscTru1.hap1, whole genome shotgun sequence genomic DNA includes:
- the OSM gene encoding oncostatin-M, whose translation MVGSFKNGASLLGVTYGLILCTFTVTLSVSQCPGCGPEVLKQSKNKAHEMMNQAKTLFRTYVSEQGFQPYINLCDESVGWFPKPNITLLPRTAMLQEIYLTLQRLDRTFAVLMEQEKALELDSNLLSELTEAHTSITALRSNIHCALCPHKLPDTSSLPQIPKVTDFFQQKTEGCQVLKAYVDFMRQVETGLGKLTKKRGKKRSKKTTNF comes from the exons ATGGTTGGGAGTTTTAAAAACGGTGCGAGTTTATTAG GTGTCACTTATGGGTTGATCCTCTGCACCTTTACAGTGACCCTCAGTGTCAGCCAGTGCCCAGGGTGCGGACCCGAAGTCCTGAAACAAAGCAAAAATAAAGCACACGAAATGATGAATCAAGCTAAAACGCTCTTCAGAACATAT GTGTCAGAACAAGGCTTCCAGCCGTACATTAATTTGTGTGATGAGTCCGTGGGCTGGTTTCCCAAACCGAATATTACCCTTCTGCCAAGGACTGCAATGCTCCAGGAGATATATCTGACCTTACAACGTCTCGACCGAACCTTTGCCGTACTGATGGAGCAGGAGAAAGCACTGGAGCTAGACAGCAATCTGCTCTCCGAGCTCACAGAGGCACATACCAGTATAACTGCATTGCGCTCCAACATCCACTGTGCTTTATGCCCTCACAAGTTGCCCGACACCTCGTCTCTCCCGCAGATACCTAAAGTCACAGACTTCTTTCAGCAAAAGACGGAAGGTTGCCAGGTACTTAAAGCCTACGTGGACTTCATGAGACAAGTGGAGACTGGACTAGGGAAACTTACCaagaagagggggaaaaaacGTTCCAAAAAGACCACAAATTTTTAA